In Flammeovirgaceae bacterium 311, one DNA window encodes the following:
- a CDS encoding RagB/SusD domain protein (COG0469 Pyruvate kinase) has translation MLIYNYIKRISGFVLGGLIVLGCTDLETEFPDSLPITNTGGTTSGDPAALLSTNYNRLGDHIWQDNVMSILEHPTDEMMGPTRGTDWGDNGIWRQLHQHTWDPTHNWIRVSWNSLNSLVFVSNQVLGFNPTPEQAAEARFLRAFNMFYGMDLFGQVPFREVNEGVEVDPRVFSRAEAFDFIVDDLEQAIPNLPEGMPGAGNDIAVPPGRASKAAAYALLARLYLNKAVYMSDDPAGPYSFDAADMNRVIEYADLVTASGFSLDENYFENFQDVETTEKIFTTPKSVTAQPEAYYFMGAHYNMNPSGWNGFVTLADFYNKFDQEDERLGEPNTPGQGFKVGPQVDANGEPILNRRGNQLTFTPEVQIAGNDDQSGIRVYKYHPDVNIGSLVLLRYADVYLMKIEAILRGGTATGGVTAQSMLDELRALRGVESIPATLENILDERGRELYWERVRRTDQIRFGTYTDTWQEKTVTDPTRILFPIPQVAIDSNPNLEQNPGY, from the coding sequence ATGTTAATATATAATTATATAAAGCGGATATCCGGCTTTGTATTAGGCGGCCTGATTGTGTTAGGCTGTACTGACCTGGAAACGGAATTTCCGGATTCACTTCCAATTACCAACACTGGAGGTACTACTTCGGGAGATCCTGCAGCGCTCTTGTCTACTAACTATAACAGGCTTGGCGATCATATCTGGCAGGACAATGTAATGTCTATACTGGAGCACCCCACCGATGAAATGATGGGGCCCACCAGGGGTACCGACTGGGGTGATAATGGCATCTGGAGGCAATTACACCAGCATACCTGGGACCCTACCCACAACTGGATCAGGGTTTCCTGGAATAGCCTGAATTCGCTGGTGTTTGTTAGTAACCAGGTTTTAGGGTTTAACCCTACTCCGGAACAGGCAGCAGAAGCGCGGTTCCTGCGGGCATTCAATATGTTTTATGGAATGGATTTGTTTGGCCAGGTGCCCTTCCGCGAAGTTAATGAGGGCGTGGAGGTAGATCCGCGGGTATTCAGCAGGGCAGAGGCTTTTGATTTTATCGTGGATGACCTTGAGCAGGCAATCCCTAACCTGCCTGAGGGTATGCCGGGAGCAGGTAATGATATTGCCGTACCTCCGGGTAGAGCCTCTAAAGCAGCTGCTTATGCGCTTCTGGCCAGGTTGTATCTCAACAAAGCTGTTTATATGAGCGATGATCCCGCCGGCCCTTATTCATTCGATGCAGCCGATATGAACAGGGTTATTGAATATGCAGATCTTGTTACTGCCTCCGGCTTTTCGCTGGATGAGAATTATTTCGAAAACTTTCAGGATGTTGAAACAACAGAAAAAATATTCACCACTCCTAAAAGCGTAACCGCACAGCCTGAAGCTTATTACTTCATGGGTGCTCATTACAACATGAACCCGAGCGGCTGGAACGGTTTTGTTACCCTGGCCGACTTCTACAATAAGTTCGATCAGGAAGATGAGCGGCTAGGCGAGCCCAATACTCCCGGACAGGGATTTAAAGTAGGTCCTCAGGTAGATGCCAATGGCGAGCCAATCTTGAACAGGAGGGGTAATCAGCTCACCTTTACTCCCGAGGTGCAAATTGCCGGTAACGACGATCAGTCAGGCATACGTGTTTACAAATACCACCCCGATGTAAATATTGGTTCGCTGGTGTTGTTAAGATATGCAGATGTTTACCTGATGAAGATAGAAGCGATTCTTAGAGGAGGAACGGCAACGGGAGGTGTAACTGCTCAGAGTATGCTCGATGAGTTGCGGGCTTTAAGAGGCGTAGAATCCATTCCTGCCACACTGGAAAACATACTGGATGAAAGAGGGCGGGAGCTTTACTGGGAACGTGTTCGCAGAACCGACCAGATACGCTTTGGTACCTATACCGACACCTGGCAGGAGAAAACAGTTACAGATCCTACCAGAATACTGTTCCCTATTCCGCAGGTGGCCATTGACTCCAACCCTAACCTGGAGCAAAATCCCGGTTATTAA
- a CDS encoding phosphoesterase PA-phosphatase-like protein (COG0671 Membrane-associated phospholipid phosphatase), translating to MPQKTFSPRYLAREARRFLYHFYRSYKDYLVFFGGMFLGILIVALLGRVFYELLNDLRAEKLGAFDDSITLRVLSWKTPFLDWYLSTITHLGDHYAYFILTPLLGLYLYFRKGNLIFTLEALAVLIVAGAISFWLKDLIGRPRPEAVHHLRISTLSFPSGHAMGSIAFYGFLIHLSWRIYKNRLKKIIFTLILTIIILSIGLSRIYLQVHYPSDVLSGFAAGGICLIFFILLFSALRFRLRIKGEDRQPDTATAEEKP from the coding sequence ATGCCGCAAAAAACCTTTTCTCCGAGATACTTGGCCAGGGAAGCCCGCAGGTTTCTCTACCACTTTTACCGTTCTTATAAGGATTACCTCGTTTTTTTTGGTGGTATGTTCCTGGGGATCCTGATTGTGGCTCTCCTGGGCAGGGTTTTCTATGAATTACTGAACGACCTGCGGGCAGAGAAGCTTGGAGCATTTGATGACAGCATTACACTGAGGGTATTGAGCTGGAAAACACCATTCCTGGATTGGTATTTGTCTACCATCACACACCTGGGCGATCATTACGCGTACTTCATCCTAACGCCGCTACTGGGGCTCTACCTGTACTTTCGCAAAGGTAACCTTATATTTACCCTGGAGGCACTTGCAGTACTGATTGTAGCAGGGGCCATCAGTTTCTGGCTTAAGGATCTTATCGGCAGGCCACGCCCCGAGGCAGTGCATCATTTGCGCATCAGTACCCTAAGCTTTCCCAGCGGGCATGCCATGGGCAGCATTGCCTTCTATGGATTTTTAATACACCTAAGCTGGCGCATTTACAAAAACAGGCTTAAAAAAATAATCTTCACACTTATATTAACCATCATCATTCTAAGTATTGGTTTAAGCCGCATCTATTTGCAGGTGCATTACCCCAGCGATGTGCTCTCGGGCTTTGCTGCAGGAGGTATCTGCCTGATATTTTTCATTCTCTTGTTTTCAGCCCTGCGTTTCAGGCTGCGCATAAAAGGAGAAGACCGCCAGCCAGACACAGCCACTGCCGAAGAAAAACCTTAA
- a CDS encoding tonb-dependent receptor (COG4771 Outer membrane receptor for ferrienterochelin and colicins), producing MRKILLVLLLLGCFLWQPVLAQERKITGTVTDASSGEALPGVSILIQGTSTGTVTDMNGNYALSAAPNATLVFSFIGYLEQRVPVNNRSVIDMKLREDVEQLSEVVVVGYGTQEKKDATGAVTSISSKEFNQGIISSPEQLIQGKSAGIQVTETSGEPGAGMTIRIRGTSSIRSGNNPLYVIDGVPLSGSDASSGGTDVGFGSASARNPLTFINPNDIENVSVLKDASATAIYGSRGANGVVLITTKRGQGENETLEFSSSVSTSRITNTFDLLDREAFLDGAAALGADREALDLGANTDWQDEVFRTAISHNQYLAYSGRGEAGSYRLSLGYMDQQGIVNESGLRRVTGRINANRSFLNERVTLSTQLTLANVRDDNVPITNNSGFRGDLIGAMIIANPTRPVRNQDGTFNQPGVDQLNPVAMLAYNKDYTNTLRALASFGVDVKIFKDLSFRTSLGFDQSTSSRKAAYSGDLVAAGIQDVGRGGFLDVRENNLLSENYFTYNLGLGAESKLDILLGHAYQRFDYETQTVLTRDFGTRNLDVMINNAASASQFLVNTANRVDELQSFFGRMNLNLTDKFLITGTLRTDGSTKFGENNKYGVFPSGAVAWRISDEAFMPAVFSDLKLRVGYGITGNQEIPHNLVYQRQRYSDYSFSESGTIEGGDLGDVAFANPNLRWESTRQLNIGLDYGFVNNRIRGSLDYYHKTTYDLLIQQVAAQPAAQPFVWTNLDADIINQGVELNIEANIINSTSFSWDVNANAGYNENRVENYTSITNTGEITGQGLTGAYAQRIANNQPLYAYYLRDFAGYDSEGNAEYNGGDVQRFTGDSPLPRLTAGLTNNFRLNNFDLSFFFNGMFGHKIYNNTANAFFTAGSLVVGRNVTSDVVGNGESPLNAADVSTRFLESGNFVRLQNASLGYTLPVGTIKNISGIRIFITGQNLLLFTNYTGLDPEVNISKAIDGIPSAGIDYTAYPKARTFTFGLNVTL from the coding sequence ATGAGAAAAATTCTACTTGTTCTACTTTTACTAGGCTGTTTTTTATGGCAGCCAGTACTGGCACAGGAGCGCAAAATTACGGGAACCGTAACAGATGCCTCCAGTGGTGAAGCATTACCTGGTGTAAGTATCCTGATTCAGGGAACCTCTACCGGAACAGTTACCGACATGAACGGTAATTATGCACTCAGTGCAGCACCAAATGCAACCCTTGTTTTTTCCTTTATAGGCTATTTAGAGCAACGGGTGCCTGTTAACAACAGGAGTGTGATTGATATGAAGCTTCGGGAAGATGTGGAGCAGCTGTCTGAAGTAGTAGTGGTAGGCTATGGTACGCAGGAGAAGAAAGATGCTACCGGTGCAGTTACCTCAATCAGTTCAAAAGAATTCAACCAGGGTATTATCAGCTCTCCTGAGCAGCTTATACAGGGTAAATCTGCTGGTATACAGGTAACGGAAACCAGTGGCGAGCCAGGTGCTGGTATGACCATACGCATCAGGGGCACCTCTTCTATCAGAAGCGGTAATAATCCTCTGTATGTAATTGATGGCGTTCCCCTAAGTGGCAGTGATGCCAGCAGTGGTGGTACTGATGTTGGTTTTGGATCAGCCTCCGCCCGTAACCCGCTAACATTCATTAACCCTAATGATATAGAAAATGTAAGCGTCTTGAAAGATGCCTCTGCCACCGCCATTTATGGTTCTAGGGGTGCTAATGGCGTGGTGCTTATCACTACAAAACGTGGACAGGGCGAAAACGAGACTCTGGAGTTTTCTTCTTCAGTGAGCACCAGCCGTATTACGAATACTTTTGATTTACTGGATAGAGAGGCTTTTCTTGATGGGGCTGCAGCCCTGGGTGCAGACAGAGAAGCCCTTGATTTAGGAGCTAATACCGACTGGCAGGATGAGGTTTTCAGAACTGCCATTTCTCATAACCAGTACCTTGCCTATAGTGGACGGGGAGAAGCCGGAAGCTACAGGTTGTCTCTGGGCTATATGGATCAGCAGGGTATTGTAAATGAAAGTGGCCTGAGAAGGGTTACTGGCAGGATCAATGCCAACAGAAGCTTTCTTAACGAGAGAGTTACGCTTTCTACACAGTTAACCCTTGCAAATGTTAGAGACGATAACGTACCCATTACCAACAACTCTGGCTTCCGGGGAGACTTGATTGGAGCCATGATCATTGCCAATCCTACACGCCCGGTTCGTAACCAGGATGGTACCTTTAACCAGCCAGGGGTAGATCAGCTTAATCCGGTAGCGATGCTGGCCTATAATAAGGACTATACCAACACCTTAAGGGCACTGGCCAGTTTTGGGGTAGATGTAAAAATTTTCAAAGATCTTTCTTTCCGTACCAGCCTGGGTTTTGATCAGTCAACCTCTTCCAGAAAAGCTGCTTACTCAGGCGATCTGGTGGCTGCTGGTATTCAGGATGTGGGCAGAGGAGGTTTCCTGGATGTGCGCGAAAATAACCTCTTATCTGAAAATTACTTTACCTATAATTTAGGATTGGGCGCAGAGAGCAAACTTGATATTTTGCTTGGTCATGCCTATCAAAGATTTGACTATGAAACGCAAACCGTTCTGACCCGGGATTTCGGCACCAGGAATCTGGATGTTATGATCAATAATGCGGCTTCGGCAAGCCAGTTTCTGGTAAATACGGCTAACAGAGTAGATGAACTGCAGTCATTCTTTGGCCGGATGAACTTAAACCTGACTGATAAATTCCTCATTACCGGTACGCTGCGTACTGACGGATCTACAAAATTTGGAGAGAATAATAAGTATGGGGTTTTTCCTTCCGGCGCTGTTGCTTGGCGCATCTCTGATGAAGCCTTTATGCCGGCAGTGTTCTCTGATCTGAAATTAAGGGTAGGCTACGGTATTACCGGAAACCAGGAAATTCCGCACAACCTGGTGTACCAAAGGCAAAGGTACAGCGACTACAGTTTTAGTGAAAGCGGCACCATTGAGGGTGGAGACCTGGGAGATGTGGCTTTTGCCAACCCCAACCTGAGATGGGAATCTACCAGACAGTTAAATATTGGTCTGGACTATGGATTTGTTAATAACCGCATAAGAGGTTCACTGGACTATTACCATAAAACCACTTACGATCTGTTAATTCAACAGGTTGCAGCACAGCCGGCTGCGCAACCATTTGTGTGGACAAACCTGGATGCAGATATCATCAACCAGGGAGTGGAGCTTAACATTGAAGCAAATATCATCAATTCAACTTCCTTTAGCTGGGATGTGAACGCTAATGCTGGCTATAACGAAAACAGGGTAGAGAATTACACCAGTATTACCAACACCGGTGAAATTACCGGTCAGGGCCTTACCGGAGCCTATGCACAGCGTATTGCAAACAATCAGCCCTTATATGCTTACTACCTCAGAGATTTTGCCGGCTATGATTCTGAAGGCAATGCTGAATACAATGGCGGCGATGTGCAGCGCTTTACCGGCGATTCTCCACTGCCTAGGCTTACAGCTGGTTTAACCAATAATTTCAGGTTAAATAACTTTGACCTGAGCTTCTTTTTCAACGGTATGTTTGGCCACAAGATCTACAACAATACGGCAAACGCCTTCTTTACAGCAGGCTCATTAGTGGTTGGCCGTAATGTTACCTCAGATGTGGTAGGGAATGGAGAGTCGCCTTTGAATGCGGCAGATGTTTCTACCAGATTCCTGGAGAGCGGCAACTTTGTAAGGCTGCAAAATGCATCTCTTGGATATACACTACCGGTAGGTACCATTAAAAACATCTCCGGCATACGCATATTCATTACCGGGCAGAACCTCCTGCTGTTTACCAACTACACTGGTCTGGATCCGGAGGTAAATATCAGCAAAGCTATTGATGGCATACCTTCTGCAGGTATAGATTACACCGCCTATCCAAAAGCACGCACGTTTACTTTTGGGCTTAATGTTACTCTTTAA
- a CDS encoding ASPIC/UnbV domain protein, with amino-acid sequence MYLLAFSFYFDEIKRMKRIATALIVPAFACLCLLSCKQKNSDPDTRQFTRLPASHTGINFKNVLSVSEDLDVFRYRNYYNGGGVAIGDINNDGLPDIFLTANMGQNRLYLNKGKQGAAPLQFEDITQKAGILNDKIWSTGVSMADVNGDGLLDIYVCNSGDVKGGKRENELYINGGNLTFSEQAEAYGLADKGFGTHAAFFDYDQDGDLDCYVLNNSFRPVSTLGMNNIRHERDSTGGDKLYRNDGGRFTDVSEEAGIWGSVIGFGLGVTVVDVDSDGWLDMYISNDFFERDYLYMNQKDGTFKDELPQRVGHISNFSMGTDAADLNNDGTPEIFVTDMLPEDDRRLKTMVMYDDYDLYQVKLKNDYYEQYMRNTLQLNRGDGNFLEVGQYAGVAATDWSWGALIADFDNDNSKEIFVTNGIERDLIDQDFINYMASEETLLATMREGKADFKSLVEKMPSTKLPNYLFKQQQPLRFQNVADAWGLADAGFSNGAAYGDLDGDGDLDLVVNNLQEEVGIYRNNTNELSGNHYLKVSLKGPDRNTFGVGARVYTYAGADVQMLENIPTKGFQSSMDYSLLFGLGKAERLDSLVVQWGYGKVQTIREVKANQLLQLDIQDAEDKAPAGTASGKALAAAVPIFTPVALPAAIPHQENYYVDFNRERLIYHMLSKEGPALAIGDADGDGLEDVYVGGATGQPGQLYLQDKAGGLKVHLLQAFNTDLNYEDVRAEFFDANGDGRLDLYVVSGGSEFASDARMLQDRLYLNRGGLQFERCDGCLPTFYSMGSAVKAADWDADGDVDLFVGGRAVPGQYGLAAASYLLQNDGRGNFTNVTARVSPGLGNFGLVTDAVWTDVDDDSDLDLVVVGEWSAPTIFKNNGANLERLHNTEGLEKAEGWWNSIAATDLDGDGNTDFIVGNWGLNSKFSASPEAPLALYVSDFDDNQTIEHIFAQTRGGEESPLVLRHDLVKQLSSLKKKYNTYQAYAGQSVQHVFSPEQLTSAIRREVNTLASSVIYNNGDGTYTVQSLPEEVQYSPVRSILVDDFDGDGTNEILLSGNFEGTKPEEGRYDANFGILLKVAPDRSFQVLKQQQTGLDVKGMVNQSAILRAANGKKRVVFARNNETVQLYAY; translated from the coding sequence GTGTATTTACTTGCTTTCTCTTTCTATTTTGATGAAATTAAAAGGATGAAGAGGATTGCTACTGCGCTGATTGTGCCTGCTTTTGCTTGTCTGTGCCTCCTGTCCTGCAAGCAAAAAAACAGTGACCCCGATACCCGGCAGTTCACCCGATTGCCTGCCTCTCATACAGGCATAAATTTTAAAAATGTACTATCGGTAAGCGAAGACCTGGATGTTTTTCGCTACCGTAATTACTATAACGGAGGCGGTGTGGCCATTGGCGACATCAACAACGATGGCCTGCCCGATATATTCCTTACCGCCAACATGGGCCAGAACCGCCTCTACCTTAACAAGGGAAAGCAGGGCGCTGCCCCCTTACAGTTCGAAGACATTACCCAAAAGGCAGGTATCCTGAATGACAAGATCTGGTCTACCGGTGTGAGCATGGCAGATGTAAACGGCGATGGCCTGCTCGATATCTACGTTTGCAACTCAGGAGATGTAAAGGGCGGTAAACGCGAAAACGAGCTGTACATCAATGGGGGCAATCTTACCTTCAGCGAGCAGGCAGAAGCCTACGGCCTAGCCGATAAAGGCTTTGGCACCCATGCTGCCTTTTTCGATTATGATCAGGATGGCGACCTGGACTGCTACGTTCTTAATAACTCTTTCCGCCCTGTTTCCACACTGGGCATGAACAACATTCGCCACGAGCGCGACAGCACCGGTGGCGATAAGCTCTACCGCAACGATGGCGGCCGCTTTACAGATGTAAGCGAAGAAGCAGGTATCTGGGGAAGTGTAATAGGCTTTGGCCTGGGCGTAACCGTGGTAGATGTTGACAGCGATGGCTGGCTGGACATGTACATTTCTAATGATTTCTTTGAGCGCGATTACCTCTACATGAACCAGAAAGACGGCACCTTTAAGGATGAACTCCCCCAGCGCGTTGGGCATATCAGTAATTTTTCCATGGGTACCGATGCTGCCGATCTTAACAACGATGGCACTCCTGAGATCTTTGTAACCGACATGCTGCCCGAAGATGACCGCCGCCTGAAAACCATGGTGATGTATGATGATTACGACCTATATCAGGTAAAGCTGAAGAATGATTATTACGAGCAATACATGCGCAATACCCTGCAGCTGAACCGCGGCGATGGTAATTTCCTGGAGGTAGGGCAGTACGCAGGGGTAGCTGCTACCGACTGGAGCTGGGGCGCCCTTATTGCCGATTTCGATAATGATAATAGCAAAGAGATATTTGTTACCAATGGCATTGAGCGCGACCTGATCGATCAGGATTTTATCAACTATATGGCCAGTGAGGAAACCCTGCTGGCCACCATGCGTGAGGGCAAGGCCGATTTTAAGAGCCTGGTAGAAAAAATGCCATCTACCAAACTTCCCAATTACCTTTTTAAGCAACAGCAGCCCCTGCGTTTTCAGAATGTGGCCGACGCCTGGGGCCTGGCCGATGCCGGATTTTCTAATGGCGCTGCCTATGGAGATCTGGATGGAGATGGCGATCTGGATCTGGTAGTGAATAACCTGCAGGAGGAAGTGGGAATCTACCGCAATAACACAAACGAGCTATCAGGCAATCATTACCTGAAAGTATCGCTAAAAGGCCCTGATAGGAATACATTTGGCGTTGGCGCCCGGGTATATACCTATGCCGGAGCCGATGTGCAGATGCTGGAAAACATTCCCACCAAAGGTTTTCAGTCTTCTATGGATTACTCCCTGCTCTTTGGTCTTGGCAAAGCAGAAAGGCTCGATAGCCTGGTGGTACAATGGGGCTACGGCAAAGTCCAGACCATCCGGGAGGTAAAAGCCAACCAGCTGCTGCAGCTCGATATTCAAGATGCTGAAGATAAGGCCCCTGCAGGGACGGCCTCTGGTAAAGCGCTGGCAGCAGCGGTTCCTATTTTTACGCCGGTAGCGCTGCCGGCTGCCATTCCCCATCAGGAAAACTACTATGTAGATTTTAACCGCGAACGGCTCATTTACCACATGCTCTCTAAAGAGGGCCCTGCCCTGGCCATTGGCGATGCCGATGGCGACGGCTTGGAGGATGTATATGTAGGCGGCGCTACAGGCCAGCCTGGGCAACTCTACCTGCAGGATAAGGCCGGTGGACTGAAAGTACATTTGCTGCAGGCTTTCAACACAGATCTGAATTACGAAGATGTACGTGCCGAGTTTTTTGATGCCAATGGCGATGGCCGGCTGGATCTATATGTAGTAAGCGGCGGCAGCGAATTTGCCTCCGATGCCAGAATGCTGCAAGACCGGCTGTACCTGAACAGGGGTGGGCTGCAGTTTGAGCGCTGCGATGGCTGCCTTCCCACTTTCTACTCTATGGGCTCTGCCGTAAAAGCTGCCGATTGGGATGCTGATGGCGATGTAGATCTGTTTGTAGGCGGCCGTGCGGTGCCGGGGCAGTATGGTCTTGCTGCAGCCAGCTACCTGCTGCAAAACGATGGCAGGGGTAATTTTACCAATGTAACGGCCAGGGTATCGCCAGGCCTGGGAAATTTTGGGCTGGTAACAGATGCTGTCTGGACCGATGTGGATGATGACAGTGACCTTGACCTGGTGGTGGTAGGAGAGTGGAGCGCCCCCACCATCTTTAAGAATAATGGTGCAAACCTGGAGCGTCTGCACAATACCGAAGGACTTGAAAAAGCAGAAGGCTGGTGGAACAGCATTGCCGCCACCGATCTGGATGGCGATGGCAATACAGATTTTATCGTGGGCAACTGGGGCCTGAATTCCAAATTCTCCGCCTCTCCCGAAGCACCCCTGGCCCTATACGTATCCGATTTTGATGATAACCAGACCATTGAACACATCTTTGCACAAACCAGGGGGGGGGAGGAAAGCCCACTGGTGCTGCGGCACGATCTGGTAAAACAGCTTAGCAGTCTCAAGAAGAAATACAACACTTATCAGGCTTATGCCGGCCAAAGCGTGCAGCATGTGTTCTCTCCCGAGCAGCTCACCAGCGCCATTCGGCGGGAAGTAAACACCCTGGCCAGCAGTGTGATCTACAACAATGGCGATGGAACCTATACCGTACAGTCTTTGCCGGAAGAGGTGCAGTACTCACCCGTCAGGTCTATACTGGTAGATGACTTTGATGGCGATGGAACAAATGAAATCCTTCTGAGCGGCAATTTTGAGGGCACCAAACCAGAAGAAGGACGCTACGATGCCAATTTTGGCATTCTGCTAAAGGTTGCACCAGACCGCAGCTTTCAGGTGCTGAAACAGCAGCAAACAGGATTGGATGTGAAAGGGATGGTGAACCAGTCTGCCATTCTAAGGGCTGCAAATGGTAAAAAAAGGGTGGTTTTTGCCAGAAACAATGAAACGGTACAACTCTATGCGTATTAA